ACATTCACGGGGTGCGAAGTCAAGCCAACACTAAAAACGTCAGTTTGAAAGTGTTGTAGGatgattttattattgggtCTATAATGGgttaagccttttttttttttgacatgtcagcacaagaggggaggaggataattcaaactagtaaccttcgcttcattaggcgtggtcccagccgattgagctacctcttgaagacaAATTAAGCCATTTTATAAACACTTGAAGAAATGTATATTCTCGGcctaaattaatataaatgGAGTTGGCCATTAGTCTTCATTAGAGGTCATTAGTGAAATTTTAGGATTAAAGTACTAGTCTCCTCCCCACCAGAGAACAATGAGAGATTAGGTCGTATTGGCATACACTGGCCTAGGTCGCCTAATTGTGAATTGACCCCCAAACATTGGTGGACGCTACAAAAGAATTGAAACCCATATCATCTCCACCTTCCCCTTTTGTATCTCATTACTTCcagtctctctttctctctgaaaATGAATCCCCATCTCTACACACTTCAACAATTAGGGAGCGGTCGTTATATTGGACTTCGTCACCTAATTGTGAACTGACCGTCGGTTGTAAAGTTCCAAATAGAAGCATCTCTTTGAAAAATTTCACCCCCGACCCTAACTTCGTCGAAGCCCACCAGCTCCATTATGATGCAATTCATAAGAATTGTTTAAAAGCCATTTCATCTTCCCCTTCTCCCATTTCTAATCTCATCACTTGcaatcactctctctctctctctctctctggataCTCTTTCAACATGCATCCCAATCTCTTTCCAACCAGTGCTCTGTCGTCGTTGGTGATAACAGCCTGTTTGTGCTTGATCAACTTCCCATCGTCTTCGTACGCAGATGATGAGCAATACCTAAACTGCAGCAAACCATTTGATTGTGCGGGCATTGAGGGCCTCAGTTATCCTTTCTGGGGATCCAATAGGCCAAGCTATTGTGGCCACCCTGCTTTTGAGTTAAACTGCAGCGATGGTGTCCCACTCATCAAAATCACCTTCATGAATTATAGAGTCCTTCAAGTCGAAAACGTGTCGCGGACTCTCCAGGTTGCTAGAGAGGATTACTGGAACACCCTTTGTCCTGCTACGATCGTTAATACAACCATCAATTCCACCATCTTTGGTTATGCTTCAACTACGGTGAACCTGACGCTCTACTATGATTGCCCTACTTCTTCTGCTACAATTCCGCTGACCGATACTACTCAGTTTGATTGCTCCATAAACGGAAGCGATGCAAAAAACTACTATACTAACAATACCATTGCAAACTTGATTGGTAGCTCATTTGGGTCATGCGCCTACAACGTTAAAGTTCCAGTTCTGCAATCTCAACCTCGGAGCGGCAATTTAAGTGCACTGGAAGAAGCTATTGATGGCGGCTTCATATTGGGGTGGAACGCAAATAACAGTTTGTGTGATGGATGTAAAGCGACCGGTGGACAGTGTGGGCACAACACAAGCACGAGCGAATTCGCTTGCCATTGTGCAAATGGAACTTTCCCATCCACTTGTGCGTTAACAGCAACAGGTAAGTcttttgctgtttttcttgcttCATTTCTTACATGTTTGTTTAGATGCTCGGTTGCTAGCATGCAGATCGGTATCTCCTTTTGCTTAAGCGTCACCACTTTAATGGAGAAAAAAGGCTCCTCGATCCATAGCTAACATAGTTTTCTTTGACTCTGGTTTAGGATAAATCATTTAGGAAAACTCCGAACTTGCTTTCGGGCATATATGCGTCATCCATCCTATACATGAACatgataaatattatattagaaACATGCAGTATTGGGGTAATTTTTCGTTGATTAGTAATTGTTTTGAGGGAGGATCAATATATAGGAGACAAGCCCATGAGGCTTGGCATCAGAAAAATCTATTCTGGTCAACGATGGACTGGTTCTTGGATTTTCAATATGACATTAATGGATGATTAGGATTTCGATCCTGTTAAATTACCACATTGATGTGCACATAGAAACCCATTTTTGTCTATTCATCGGTCAACTAGGTCTTCCGCGGGCTTGTCCAAAGCAAAGGCTATTGGAGACGCCTTCCCTGCCATTCAAGGCACCTCAATTATGTTATGCAATCTTTCAATCTGTTTAAAGCGCACCCTTCCGGTTGGGTATGTTTGACTGGGCATGAGTTGAACCGATTACAGACCTTTTTGAGTCCAAAAACAAGGCTAGACAACCAATATTCATTCCTCCAgggccctatatatatatatatatatatatatatatatatatatatactcttgaAAGTTAAAAAGATTCCTTTGTTTAATTAGTCAAACAATATATAGCTTATCACATTGAAGTAAATTAAACGTCCTACATACGGAGAATTAATTAATGCGTCTCACCATATATGTAGCTACATTCCAAGTCAAAGTCTTCTACTTCATCACTTCccttaatattattttgaacCAGGAACTACTTATACTACAAactcaacttttatatatataacttttggATTGTCGTAGAGTGCtcataattaaattattgaatcaatctttattaaaaaagctAAGGCACATAAAATTCATAGACACTCCATGTAAGCCTAGttatacaaaaattatataagaaTTGAGTTTTTAGTGAAAATTTGTTTACTATTATCTATCtattttctccttctttctcaCTAACATCGTTTCATTATTTCGATACGAGATGCTCATCTCACCCAGTTTAACTTGACCTTCTAATATTTATCAGCATTTGGATAAGTCttgctaaagaaaaaaaatatccaaaaacTAATGAGAATCATATCCCATGGacccattaaattaaataagaaaagtacGTATGAGATTTATAACATGCCTAATATAGTATATATGTGACCCTCGCGCGCATTCTGACCTCTATAATGTGGACAATGAATTCACCAATTCCACCCTAAAGTTCACTATTTTCAGCTATTCTATGGACAATCTAGGCCTCACCTTCTAGTGTTGCTAtatgtattaaataaaattggACTACATAAATGATTTCAAACGCACTCAattgtgattaatcattttgAGATCAGAGGGGGGCGGCATTTCAATTCTTTTTGGCAGTGACAACACTTTATACCTAATGGACACACCATGCCATGCAATCCTTAATTGTCCCTCTTTTTTATGTCATGCCACGTTTGTCTCATTCCCCATGCTTAAGCCAAACTGGCCACGTATTGTTAAAATTCATCAACGTACCACCCCCACCCACGACCctcatatttttctcttcaccacctcctctttgttgcttttttttttttttaatcttcttctTTAGTTTTTCTAATCTCTTTGTTTGGGTTATTAAAGGTTATATCTACTAAAAACTCACAACCTCTACCACCCATACATGGCTAGCTACTCCTCAATCGTTGGCTGCCGCTCAACCATTCATTGGCCTCCTTCCGTGCACGTGTACCCCCATGCGCTGTTGTGGCACACTTGGTTGCACACTCCGCCGCTCCTTTTACTCTCTTTCAGGAAATCTCCTTCATCCAACACCTCTCACTCTTCTTTGTAAATCTCTTTTGGTCCACTAGAAATTCTACACCCAGATCTAAACCTTAAAAATCTCTAATCTTGGTAGTTCTTTGTCTCACCACCCCAAATGATGTTTCCTCCGCTATTGAACAAGTAGCTCTTAGTCTCCCAAGCTCCCTCATAAGCTGATCAGGAGCTAAGTTAAAATGAGTTTCCTTAATTTGTTGATACCCACACCGTCTACCATGCATAAACCGCTACAACCAGTTTTACGGACAACATTTCTAATTTCGTTCTCCGCCTTGAGAATCCCCTATAGAGTTATGGTTGGGTTGCTAtcaattaatatttgattttttttttttagccttcgtaattttttgtttttgtaaactGTGATGTTTGTCTGTACTCGTTCGTACTcatctataaataaataaaatatatataaaaaattaaatttaattaaattttaaaaaaaaaaaaaaaaaaaaaaaaaaaaaggaagaagaagatcgaatAAGAAAGCTAGCTCTGGTTGGTTCCAGCTTTCCCATACATCGAGTAAAACAAATTTATGCCCTACCTCACTTTGCGAGAGCCTACCCTTTGTGTGATTTTGCCACCTTTAACAAGCTGTACGTGATCTGGTTTGCTGAGTTAATTCTCTATTCTTGGCCTCATGGAATAGGCAATTACCAATTCACAAAGGTCTTCAACCCAACATCACATACACATGCAAATTCTCCTCGAGGATTCTGTAGGCTAttaatattgttattgttattgctTCTATGCTTCCCCTCTCTTCCACAATATTAATTGTTTTCTTAGTTGTAACATTGTTCTGTGTTCTTATTGCAGCACAATCTTCGGGGTTCACTAAGTGGCTGCGCAAAAGTGCAATTGGTATGATGATCAATATAAgataaaagttattattatcTATCATATTAtaaggatgttaagaatattacttgttatttacttctttaggtattattagtctattaggtttaccttttcttattctactaggtttacattTCCTTAATCTaataggttacttgcctctctataaatagaagtctctgtattcattattgttATTTAGACTCAAtgcaatgtagtccattgtgtgctttcactctctctcttctctctctttcttccgtttttaatatattatccaatatatttaacaaaggaaaatacatttatctttttgtaaGCTTTAAAAGAATGTGTCATGTCTACAAtatattgtttgttaatttttccttcttttttttctgccCGAATGAAGTACGTGACCCAAAACATTCTTCGTGTGCAGGCATTTCCATAGGGATTGCAGTGATAGCAGTGATCTCTTTCGTGATTATCTATAGCTTTAAGAGAGGACACTTTTCAAGTAATTCAATGATTTGGTGGAACAGAGATGTAAAGAATGATCACTTCAAGACTGAGCAAATCATAAAGAGTTATGGATTGATGGCCCCAAAGCGATAtacttattcaaatttgaagaaaataaccaactctttcaaagaaaaagtaGGACAAGGAGGATTTGGTACTGTATACAAAGGGAAGCTACCTGATGGGCGTATAGTGGCAGTGAAAATCCTAAGTGCGTCCAAAGGTAATGGAGAAGAATTTATCAACGAAGTGGCTAGCATTAGTAGAACATCGCATGTTAATATAGTCTATCTTCTAGGTTTCTGTTACGAGAGGTCTAAAAGAGCTCTAATCTATGAATTCATGCATAATGGATCTCTTGATAGGTTCATAGGTGATAAAGGATCTCCAATCACTAATTGTCAGTTGGATAGCAAGACAATGTTCCAGATTACGATTGGCATTGCTCGAGGGCTAGAATACTTGCACCGTGGTTGTAACACAAGGATCCTACATTTTGACATAAAACCACACAATATACTTTTAGATAAAGATTTGCACCCAAAAATCTCTGATTTTGGCCTTGCTAAACTATGCAAAACAAAAGAGAGTATTGTGTCAATGACAGGCATGAGAGGGACTGCAGGATACATTGCACCAGAAGTATTTAATCGGTACTTTGGTGGGGTCTCTCACAAGTCTGACGTCTACAGCTACGGAATGTTGGTTCTTGAAATGGTTGGAGCAAGAAAGAAATTTGATAGTGGGCTCTCTCAAACCAGCGAAACATATTTTCCACATGGGATTTATAAGAAACTTGAACAAGGTGAAACTTTTGTAACTTTGGAGAATATAACAGATGAGGAAGAAGACATAATAAAAAAGATGATAATTGTGAGTTTATGGTGCACTCAAACCTGTCCTTCAGATCGGCCATCAATGAGTAAGGCGATAGAAATGTTAGAAGGTAGCCTTCGATCCTTACAAGTTCCACCAAACCCTGTCATGCATTCACCTGTGAGATCACCTCAAGATTCCTCCACAACTGAAGATTCCTCCACAATTTCGCAGTCTTGATCATAGAATCCAACACTTTAAATGGTTACAATTGTGtcataagattaaaaaaaaaaaattaaataaagggGTAGTGTTGTACTGTCTTCTCGAAGAGTGGTGCAAAAGCCATACGTTTTAAATGGATGAGTCAAGTTGAGGAAGGGCTAGAAGAGCTTTGTGAACCTGATAATCTACTTCAAGAGGAATCTAagacaaagtatatatatatatacatctcaaATGAAAATGATAGTATTTATTTTGTAGTCAGAATTTAAAATTAGTACATCTAACAGTGTAAATGAAATCAATATTaacaattctttaaaaaaatttaaataatgtaaaattatGTACACCGTTAAATGCATCAACTTTAAATCCTAActataatattatctatttcTTATCCATGAAAGTGCAAAGTcgaatgtttataaaattaaacatTATCTCTCGATCACGTGTAGagaatgtttaattaaattctaTTAAGGAAGCGATTTAAGTCTCGCGTGAGCAAAAGTAAACTCTAGAACTTTATGTTTGCATCGTCACTCAAAACTTGACGCTGACAGCCCAACAACTCATCCGGATGGTAAACAGTATTGCCTTGAAGCTTTTCTTGTGGGTTCATCTAAACCACCACAAAGCACATGGCACTCGATCTTAGCTTTCAAGTTATCAAAagagaagatatatataataatttggCAAGTTTAAAGATGCTCGGAAGTACAAGAAGGCAGGTATATATTGCAACTAATTCTATGTATGGATTCGATACTTTGCAGACCCTTACCCGTAAAGGAACTTTAAAGTAGGAATATACTTTCTCTTATGAGTTCTTTTAAGACAGAGTCACTTTGCTTACTcgttttttataagtaaattttaaatttgtgcAAAATATTCTTTTCACACGGATTGAATAAGACTCGACTTTGCTGTAAACATGATttcaagaaattgtttgcatcTAATATTGAATTCGACTCTTAGACTTAATGAAAATGATTCACGGCTAGAAAAGCTTAGTTAAActtgttcaaataaaaattcaacctTTTGAGTtggataattttaatagaaaagaTTTATTAGAATGCATGCCAGAATTTCTTGGGACTTGGGGTATGCCTAGAaatccaaaataaatataatcgAGTTCAGGAATTGAATCCAAAGCCTCAAACGTGGGCAGAGAAGTGAACAAATTGTGGGTGTTTTgacttttatatttaatttagtttGAGCACTCGTATCTTGCATATATACTAACGCAGCAGGCACATAGATGTCATGTATAACATACGTCAAGTATACATACATAAATATTAGACAACAAATCTATCTACCATATCCATATCACTAccaataaatattaaataatgtacgttttttttttttttttagttattcaCTATTCTTTCACCAAAAGAACTGCATTTCATTACTAATAACACATTACGTGCATTTCCAAGTATCCAAAAAAAGCCTTATTTTAGTAAGAAATAGGATATTACATGGTATGGTATGTGTATCTGAGTCAGGAAAtaacatctaaaaaaaattcacgATATTTAATTAAGTACACACAAAAGTATGGATTTGAATCCCgcaatgaaaattttcatgtttAATCAATGTAAAccattttggtttttattgaTGTTCTGGTGAAACTAGAGTAGACTATAACTCAATCAGACTTAGAGAGAACACTTGTATTTTCTACCGTCTAGACTTTTTATGTATGAGTGAGTACTAATATGATTATGCCTAAATATAATAGTTATAATTCATCTCTCCTACCTGTCTCTTGCTcacgaaaaataataataataataataataatattttcacCTATCCGTTAGAGACTGGaccaatatttggcattttgaATAGGGTACTGTACAAGGCCATTATTAGAACGATGCTGATGAAGTGTTTTACAGTGATAGGTGATCAAGCTTATTTATGGGATATTATTGGGTATTTCGCGTAATGATTACGTAAAATTGCCACGTACCCACTTGTCATACAACCAATTCTTGCTCAATTTCAATGCTCGGTTTGCTATGACTCAAGAAATATTGTAGCCTTGTCGGTCAACATTGATGAGGTCCTTTTCATTACGATTGATGGAATAAACCAATacaaatcctatatatatatatacatacataacaCAACTTCCTATGTGGggttctattttattttatttttttaaaaaaaaagttatatgtaTAAATGGTACATATGATTTCCCtcttcaataaaaatatatttgggtTTTAGAAAGTGACAAAACTAATATTTGTACTTTTAAGTTTATCAATTTGTACTTCCGGCCCCTCTACGGTCTAAAAACTTAACATAATTTAGTTTATGTGTATAAAAAATCATGTTGGATCAATAAAATGTTGTCACACATGTATAACATGCTACCTCAAcatgacatttaaaaaaattaaaaattaaaaagatgacaAAGGGTGACTATTCCGTCTCTGTTGTTAGTGAGGTAGACAATTTAATTTGCTCGTATGGGAAAATAAAGTTAGGATTTTGAGAGTAACTTCAcccagggccggctcaatagCTAGGCCACTATGGCGGTTGCTTAGGGCCCTAGTTAAtaagacccaaaaaaatttttaataaggcccaaaaaaaattataattttattttaacttaaggcctatttttttaaaaaaaaaaaataaggcccaaatttttttctcatattaaaagttatgaaacaacaatgagaataaaaataatattataaaaatataataatattatttaattaatatttaaatattaaaaataaataaaatccaacttcaaaatttcgctTAAAGCCCCCGaatacattgagccggccctgacTTCACCGCTCCTTGAGATGATTTGGCCATCTCCAATTATGTATTTAACGCATTGTGTGAGACACACAATTGGTTAGGTTTTCAGCTTGGTTTTAAAAATGGAATaattgagactttttttttttttttttttcttgtaccaatttttaaaagaattggAGAGGTGAATGTTTAAGGTTGAGTAGTGATAATCATAACACCTGTTTGAGTGAACAGTCACTCACATTggtgtattttataatattatttttttaatattactgctcaaattttttttaataatataataatattataatacacCAGCGTAAGTAACTGTTCACTCACGTTGGTGTTATGATTATCACTACTCATTTAAGGTTTAGAgattaatttgattaaattGGCAACCTGGGTTggatctcatattttaaaaggaaattatttttcaaataaaaaataattattatatctataaaataaagagaaattctacttgatccttatatattattttatgtgtatatgtatatgtatcaAATTTTGCAGGCCCTAGTCTATTTTTTAATCCGacttaattattaaaacaaCGTCTCAGGAATTCCAAAAGTGGAAGGGCAGCAAACAAATAGGGAATCACAAGCGTGCTTAATTACGGCTTAatacaaattttgttaattaattttgttaattttttttttattttgatcaaaatttgtCGTTGTCAATAATCTCCTTCCACGTCACTGCAAACATGTCCACCTCTCTGAAGGCAGCAAGCACAATAATAAACTTTCCCCGTAAAACTCCATATCTCAGGTCCTCGGTAGAGGCCGGCTTTTGGTGCTTAAAACTCTCCGCAcgttttatcttcttctttgaatCTCCTCCAAATCAGCAGTTTCCTTTTGTTGGTTTACCAAATCTCCTACTCTCCATGAAACCCATTTCACCGTTTTTACCTCCCACCCCTTTGGCAACCGTAAATTTCCAAgacttttaatgtttttctcaAAGCGTTTGGGAATGAATTCCCTTAGATATCAATCGTTTTCTTGAATTCAAAGTTGTTTatggttttctttttgactGCTGAGACTTTCA
This window of the Corylus avellana chromosome ca5, CavTom2PMs-1.0 genome carries:
- the LOC132182092 gene encoding LEAF RUST 10 DISEASE-RESISTANCE LOCUS RECEPTOR-LIKE PROTEIN KINASE-like 2.7, whose product is MHPNLFPTSALSSLVITACLCLINFPSSSYADDEQYLNCSKPFDCAGIEGLSYPFWGSNRPSYCGHPAFELNCSDGVPLIKITFMNYRVLQVENVSRTLQVAREDYWNTLCPATIVNTTINSTIFGYASTTVNLTLYYDCPTSSATIPLTDTTQFDCSINGSDAKNYYTNNTIANLIGSSFGSCAYNVKVPVLQSQPRSGNLSALEEAIDGGFILGWNANNSLCDGCKATGGQCGHNTSTSEFACHCANGTFPSTCALTATAQSSGFTKWLRKSAIGMMINIR
- the LOC132182093 gene encoding PR5-like receptor kinase, whose protein sequence is MIWWNRDVKNDHFKTEQIIKSYGLMAPKRYTYSNLKKITNSFKEKVGQGGFGTVYKGKLPDGRIVAVKILSASKGNGEEFINEVASISRTSHVNIVYLLGFCYERSKRALIYEFMHNGSLDRFIGDKGSPITNCQLDSKTMFQITIGIARGLEYLHRGCNTRILHFDIKPHNILLDKDLHPKISDFGLAKLCKTKESIVSMTGMRGTAGYIAPEVFNRYFGGVSHKSDVYSYGMLVLEMVGARKKFDSGLSQTSETYFPHGIYKKLEQGETFVTLENITDEEEDIIKKMIIVSLWCTQTCPSDRPSMSKAIEMLEGSLRSLQVPPNPVMHSPVRSPQDSSTTEDSSTISQS